The region CTTTTTTCAGACGAATATCTGATGGCATTCGATAAATAATTGATCAAAACCCAGCCTGTTTTTTCGCTGTCAGCTTTTACTTCGGTTAGGTTTTCATCGGCATCAACAATTAACTGAATCTGTTTTTGATCAGCTTGAACTTTAACTGCTTCAACAGCATAATTTACAATTTGAAGCGGATTGCTTTTTTCGATATTCAGCTGAATGTTTCCAGTTTCTAGTTGTGATAAATTAAGTAATTCGCCTGTAATTTTCAGCAGTCGCTGACTATCATCTTTAATGCTTTCAACCAATTGTTTCTGATCGTCGTTCATATCGCCAGTTTTGGTATTTTGAAGCAATTGAAGACTTAATTTTATAGACGCAATAGGAGTTTTTAATTCGTGCGAAACTGTGGCAATAAAATTGGTTTTAGCAAAATCCAGTTCTTTAAAAAGCGTAATATTTCGAAGAATAATAACATCACCAATATTGATTTCCTTTTCCTCTCCAGTTGGAACTATGGTAATATTTAGGATTTCTTTTTCGAAATAACTTTCTTTTCCGTGAGCAAAAATCTTCAAAGGTTGTTTTTTAGGAGTATTCGAATCTTCTTTTAAAATTAAAGAACGAATCAAATCATTCGACAAGGCTAGATTAGAAGCCGATTTCCCGATAACATCTTCCAGTTTCAGACCAATAATTTTCAACGCTTCATCATTAGCAAACAAAACAACTCCTTCATTATCCAAACCAATAATAGGATCGTTCATATTATTGATAAGCGTTTCGAGGCGTTTCTTTTCAAAAAAGAGTTTATACAAATTACTGTCGTTATATTCCTGAAGTTTCTGCGCCATCGTATTGAACGATTTTGCCAAATCACCAAATTCGCTATGACTTGTAAAATGAACTCTTTCAGAATAATTTTTATTCGCAATTTCCTTAATACTCAGCGTTAATTCTTTTATCGGATTAGCAATATTATTTGGCAGATTAACCAACAGATTAAAAGCAATCAAAAAGCATAAAGTACCAACAATAGCAATCCATAAATTAGCATTTTCGGCAGTATGTTTGGCAATGTCGCTTTTCTGTTTTATGGCGTCGAGATTCAACTTCATAATCGCAAAAATATCCTGTCTGATCTGTGCTTTTAAAGTATCCTTAGAACCATTTTTTTCTAAAAGAGCAAAGTTTTTTTCAAGATTCGCTGTAGCTTCTTTTTCTCCTGGTTCAGTAACATTTTGAGTTTGTTTTTCAAGATATTCTTTAAAAATATGAATTTTGTTATCCTTATTCATTTTGATTTCATCCAAAGACAAAATCATATTTCTGGAATATTCAAGCGTATTATAATTTGCTTTTAGAATATTCTCTGTATCTGCTTTGATCAAAAAAACAGAATATCCGCTGACCAGCGAAAGTATAATGATCATTAAAAATAATAATCCAACTCCCAGATTCAATTTGGTTTTAATTCTCATTTTATAAAACATTTAGTTTTTTTGAACCATATAAGTAATATAAGGAAATATTAGTGTTGCTTTTTTTAACCGCAAAGAGCGCTAAGGTTTCGCAAAGCACACAAAGATTGGACAAAAAACTTTGCGCCCTTGCGACTTGGCGAGCAAAAACTCTAGCGAACTTTGCGCAAATCATTGCGCTCTTTGCGGTTAAAAACTCAACATCCCGTATTAAATGAACTTATATAACTTATATGGTTTAAAAATTTTTTCACGACAGTATTACAAGATCAACATTTGATAAAGACAATTTGTTCAGCAAACGTCTGAAAATTGTTGTAGACAAAATTACTTTAAACAAATTAAAATGCGGTTTCCCGATGCATACCGTTGTAATTTGTTTTTCTTCTACCGTTTTTAAAATAGCATCCGTAATATTTGAATTTTCCAATTTAATAACTTCCGCACCCAATTGCACAGCGAGTTTAAAGTTATTAATTAAATGCCTTTGTTTGTCAAGTGCGATTCTGGTACTGCTTTCTTTTGGCGTTTCGACATACAAAACATACCATGAACCATTATAATAGCTCGCTAAACGTGCCGCTTTTCTAATTATAATTTTGGCTGTTTTTTCATTACTGCTAATACAGGCCAGTAATTTTTCATGTCGTAAAGCATGAAGATTCGGAACTTCACTTTCTACTTTTCGAACTACTTGACTCGCTACTTCTTTCAATGCCAGCTCGCGCAATTGAAGAATCTGTTCCGATTTAAAAAAGTTAGCTAAAGCCGTCTGAATTTTATCAGCCGTATAAATTTTTCCTTCTTTCAAACGGGCAATCAAATCTTCCGATGTCAAATCGATATTCACGACTTCATCTGCTAATCGTAAAACATTGTCTGGAATTCGTTCCTGAACATCAATATTCGTAATCCGTTTTACATCTTCATTTAAACTCTCAATATGCTGAATATTGACAGCCGAAATTACATTAATTCCCGCGTCAAGAATTTCGAGAACATCTTGCCAGCGTTTTTCGTTTTTGCTTCCTTCGATGTTGGTATGCGCCAATTCATCTACAATAACAACTTCCGGACGAAGGTTTATAATCGCCTGAACATCGAGTTCTTCAAGTTGTTTTCCTTTATAAAAAATAGTTCGCCTCGGAATAATCGGAAGACCAGTCAAAAGTTCATGCGTTTCCTTCCGCATATGTGTTTCGATGTAACCGATTTTCACATCGATTCCGTTTTTCAATAACGAATGTGCTTCCTGAAGCATACGAAAAGTCTTGCCCACACCGGCGCTCATTCCAATGTAGATTTTAAACTTTCCCTTCCGTGATTTCTGAATCAAATCCAGAAAATGCTGTGCGTTATTATTTTCGTTTTCCATATTTTTTGCCACGAAGGCGCTAAGTCACAAAGTTTTTTTTAAGCCACAGATTACACAGATTAGAAGGATTATTTGAATGGCTCTGTGTTGATTTATCCGCCACGAATTACACAAATTTTCACGAATTATATTTAAAAAAAAATTAGCGAAAATTTGTGTAATTCGTGGCGAAAAAAAATCCTTTTAATCTGTGTAATCTGTGGCAAGAAATATTCCCCTAAAAACTAATCGCCAAGGAAGTCGTTACAAACGTATTCGTATCCGTTGGAAGATTGTCTTTATTTGTGAAGATTTCGTCTTTACTTGAAAGGTTTCTTGCTTCAATTCTAAACATAACATTATCAGTAACTAAGTAATCAAAGTTAGCCGAAAATCCGTAAGTTTTAAAACCATTTGGCGTTTCAGTTGCGATGATTACACCTTTTTCGTCGCTGTAATATTCACCTCTTGCCGATAGCTGAATTTTATCAACCGGTTTGTATTGCAGAATCACAACAGGCGAAAACCAAACATCATATTTGTCGCTTCCTTTAGCCGATTGCTGTGAACCAATATCAAAACCAGTCGTTAAGTTTACTTTTTCAGCCACTTTAAATTGTCCGTAGAAATTATTGAAATAACGCCATTTTTTATCAATATCCGGCTGTTCGTTTCCAACATACGTACTCCAGTTTAAAGTTACATTATCCGATGGTTTAAAAGTAACTTGCGTTCCAAAAGCAGGAGTTTGATTGCCTTCTACTTTCTCAATTCTCTGCCAGCCGTTCAAATATATTCCGGCCAAATACCATTTTCCAGATTCAGAGGTATAGCCAATTTTCACTCCAGCTTCATAATAAGGAGAATTCTCTGCTAAAATGCTTCGTGTCAAGTTTGCGCAATCTTTTCCAATTGCACTTTCAAAACCAATGTGCGAAGGCATAATTCCAGCATCAAGCCATAAATTATGGTTTTTCGAAATCCTTACTCCCACATTCGCTTCATAAACATTTTGCAGTAAACCCTGCTCTGCCGACATATTATACTGCGGATAAGTTCCTGCCATAAGTGCAAAATTTCCACGGACATTTTCTGT is a window of Flavobacterium crocinum DNA encoding:
- a CDS encoding ATP-binding protein, with the protein product MRIKTKLNLGVGLLFLMIIILSLVSGYSVFLIKADTENILKANYNTLEYSRNMILSLDEIKMNKDNKIHIFKEYLEKQTQNVTEPGEKEATANLEKNFALLEKNGSKDTLKAQIRQDIFAIMKLNLDAIKQKSDIAKHTAENANLWIAIVGTLCFLIAFNLLVNLPNNIANPIKELTLSIKEIANKNYSERVHFTSHSEFGDLAKSFNTMAQKLQEYNDSNLYKLFFEKKRLETLINNMNDPIIGLDNEGVVLFANDEALKIIGLKLEDVIGKSASNLALSNDLIRSLILKEDSNTPKKQPLKIFAHGKESYFEKEILNITIVPTGEEKEINIGDVIILRNITLFKELDFAKTNFIATVSHELKTPIASIKLSLQLLQNTKTGDMNDDQKQLVESIKDDSQRLLKITGELLNLSQLETGNIQLNIEKSNPLQIVNYAVEAVKVQADQKQIQLIVDADENLTEVKADSEKTGWVLINYLSNAIRYSSEKSTIHIKLKKELNQIVFQVIDTGKGIDTRYKDRVFDKYFQVPGSQKSGTGLGLAISKEFIEAQNGSVGVESNLGLGSTFWFSLKT
- a CDS encoding histidine kinase; the protein is MENENNNAQHFLDLIQKSRKGKFKIYIGMSAGVGKTFRMLQEAHSLLKNGIDVKIGYIETHMRKETHELLTGLPIIPRRTIFYKGKQLEELDVQAIINLRPEVVIVDELAHTNIEGSKNEKRWQDVLEILDAGINVISAVNIQHIESLNEDVKRITNIDVQERIPDNVLRLADEVVNIDLTSEDLIARLKEGKIYTADKIQTALANFFKSEQILQLRELALKEVASQVVRKVESEVPNLHALRHEKLLACISSNEKTAKIIIRKAARLASYYNGSWYVLYVETPKESSTRIALDKQRHLINNFKLAVQLGAEVIKLENSNITDAILKTVEEKQITTVCIGKPHFNLFKVILSTTIFRRLLNKLSLSNVDLVILS
- a CDS encoding porin — translated: MKKILLTALIAFGYSNLQAQEESKSPFTFSGYVDVYYSYDFGKPENHTRPGFFYSYNKSNEVNLNLGMAKVNYSTENVRGNFALMAGTYPQYNMSAEQGLLQNVYEANVGVRISKNHNLWLDAGIMPSHIGFESAIGKDCANLTRSILAENSPYYEAGVKIGYTSESGKWYLAGIYLNGWQRIEKVEGNQTPAFGTQVTFKPSDNVTLNWSTYVGNEQPDIDKKWRYFNNFYGQFKVAEKVNLTTGFDIGSQQSAKGSDKYDVWFSPVVILQYKPVDKIQLSARGEYYSDEKGVIIATETPNGFKTYGFSANFDYLVTDNVMFRIEARNLSSKDEIFTNKDNLPTDTNTFVTTSLAISF